One region of Magnetococcus sp. PR-3 genomic DNA includes:
- the fliD gene encoding flagellar filament capping protein FliD, which translates to MATGSITFGGLASGLPADIVDQMMQAENARLTKMTQERSSVSSSKSTYSSLESQLLSLKSKAEDMQDADFFRPHTATSSDEDVSTVTADSDAQEGNHAVTVTQLATYDTFVSPGVVTDTSAGLTADTTFTFDYNGDTYNVSLSSGDTLADIADAITNEEYTNEDDGEGVTASVLYDGTNYRLLLNAKDSGQNSGAARIDLTSAGNMVFDSGDTILGGETAADDDTGWWNSVAAQDASLTVDNIAVTSTSNVVDNVLSGIELTLKDTGTFTVTVANDEETLKTNVQTFVDSFNGVISFINNNKSQFSGDSLARNTIGMLRDEINTATHDSDSPFDELSTYSTLSSIGIKTDSSTGLLSIDSSDFSDAMDLGYNKIAEIFTSKPSSADESDFETAGASEGLSHRIEDLVYSLTTDTDNPYDAKSDSLQARLDSMANSIEREEYRLEKVRDRLSKQFASLEQLMSQMQATQSSLTSALSGL; encoded by the coding sequence ATGGCAACCGGAAGCATTACATTTGGGGGATTGGCCAGTGGCCTGCCTGCCGACATCGTCGATCAGATGATGCAGGCGGAGAATGCGCGCCTGACAAAAATGACGCAGGAGCGCTCCAGTGTTAGTTCCTCCAAGAGTACCTATAGCTCATTAGAGTCGCAGCTGCTTTCATTGAAGAGCAAAGCTGAGGATATGCAGGATGCGGACTTTTTCCGCCCGCATACCGCGACCAGTAGTGATGAAGATGTCTCGACCGTAACTGCGGATAGTGATGCCCAAGAGGGTAACCACGCTGTTACGGTCACCCAATTGGCAACCTATGACACATTTGTTTCCCCTGGTGTTGTGACGGATACATCGGCTGGTTTAACCGCCGATACCACCTTCACCTTTGATTATAATGGGGACACCTACAACGTCAGCCTCTCTTCAGGCGATACCTTGGCGGATATTGCTGATGCCATTACCAATGAAGAGTATACCAATGAGGATGATGGTGAAGGGGTGACCGCAAGTGTGCTCTATGATGGTACCAACTACCGTCTATTGCTCAATGCCAAGGATAGTGGTCAAAACAGTGGAGCCGCTCGGATTGACCTGACCTCTGCGGGCAATATGGTTTTTGACAGTGGTGATACCATCCTTGGAGGGGAAACAGCTGCAGATGATGACACCGGATGGTGGAACTCAGTCGCGGCTCAGGATGCCAGTTTGACGGTTGATAACATTGCGGTGACGTCGACCTCCAATGTGGTGGATAACGTACTGAGTGGTATTGAGCTCACGCTAAAAGATACCGGTACCTTTACGGTGACCGTGGCCAATGATGAAGAGACCCTAAAAACCAATGTCCAGACATTTGTGGACAGCTTTAACGGGGTTATCTCCTTTATCAATAATAATAAGTCCCAGTTTAGTGGTGACTCATTGGCGCGAAACACCATTGGTATGCTGCGGGATGAGATCAACACCGCAACCCACGATAGTGATAGCCCTTTTGATGAGTTGTCGACCTATTCGACACTCTCTTCTATCGGTATTAAGACGGACTCATCAACGGGTCTGCTCTCCATTGATTCCTCTGATTTTTCGGATGCAATGGACCTGGGTTATAACAAGATCGCTGAAATTTTCACCTCAAAGCCCTCTTCTGCGGATGAGTCGGATTTTGAGACAGCCGGTGCGAGTGAGGGTCTCTCCCACCGCATTGAAGATCTGGTCTACTCCTTGACCACCGATACCGATAACCCCTATGACGCTAAGAGTGACAGCCTGCAAGCCCGTTTGGACAGCATGGCGAACTCTATTGAGCGGGAGGAGTATCGGTTAGAGAAGGTTCGGGATCGTTTAAGTAAGCAGTTTGCCAGTCTGGAACAGCTGATGTCCCAGATGCAGGCAACCCAGTCATCGCTGACTTCAGCTCTGTCTGGGCTATAA
- a CDS encoding flagellar protein FlaG yields MMQISAISQQLYLGSAQFGRRGTQAAPHPGIPSGRADVERSQEVAKSADLGESAQALWEENVKKLEKVLSAFTSLRFSVDKDTEELVVRVVNRQTNEVVRQIPSEEIVSLNKRLQSAQGILLDANA; encoded by the coding sequence ATGATGCAGATTTCAGCCATTTCACAACAGCTTTACCTCGGTTCCGCTCAGTTTGGGCGTCGAGGTACCCAAGCAGCCCCTCATCCTGGTATACCTTCGGGTCGTGCCGATGTGGAAAGGTCTCAAGAGGTGGCAAAATCTGCCGACCTCGGTGAGAGTGCTCAGGCGCTTTGGGAGGAAAATGTAAAAAAACTGGAAAAGGTGCTTTCAGCATTTACCTCTTTGCGGTTTTCTGTCGATAAGGATACTGAGGAACTGGTTGTCCGCGTTGTAAACCGGCAAACCAACGAAGTGGTCAGGCAGATTCCTAGTGAAGAGATTGTATCGCTGAATAAACGGTTGCAAAGCGCCCAGGGCATTCTGTTGGATGCCAATGCTTAG